In the genome of Massilibacterium senegalense, the window TGAATTCGAATGTTATTGAACCAATGTACATAATCATCAAGTTCAAGAGCGAGCTGTTCAAGAGAAGAGAAATGAGCTCCGTTAGAGAATTCTGTTTTAAATACCTTAAACATCGCTTCAGCCACGGCATTATCATAAGGGCATCCTTTCATGCTCAGTGATCGCTGGATACCGAATGTTTCAAGAGCCTCTGAAATTAGTTTATTATCAAACTCTCTTCCTCGGTCCGTATGAAACATTTTGACATCATTTAAATTCGCCTGGATCCGCGCAATTGCTTGATACACCAGCTCTGCCTTTTTGTTTGCTCCCGAGCTATGACCAATGATTTCACGATTAAATAGGTCGACAAATAGGCATACATAGTGCCACTTATTTCCGACACGGACGTATGTTAAATCACTGACAATAACCGCTAATTGTTCGTCCTGTTTGAATGGACGCTGTAGTTCATTTTTTACGGGTGCTTCGTTACAACTTGATTTATGTGGCTTAAATTGCGCCACCGTATAGTTGGATACTAACCCTTGTTCCTTCATTAGACGCCCAATTCGGCGACGTGAAACGTATTTCGGTTCAGGTAATTTCTCTAATTCTTTTTTGATTTTACGAGTGCCATAATTATTACGGCTTTCTTTAAAAATACGAGTAATTTCCTTTGAAATCTCTGTATCTTCAGCCTTTTTTGCACGTTTACTAGATAAATCGGCATGATAATAATACGTGCTTTTAGGAAGATTGAGGACGTCACACATTGCTGATACCGAATATTTGTGAGCATTATTTCGAATCACATCTATTTTCGTCCCATGATCAGCGCTGCTTGCTTTTTAGAGTATCTAGCATTTTAATGCGTAGATACTTTTATACCTTTAGGTGCAAATATCATTCTCCATTAATAAACGTTGGTTTTCTTTACGTAATCTAGCCAGCTCATTTTCTTCTTCTGTTCGATTATCTTTGGCAGCGAAAGAGCCTGTCTCTTTGTGATTTTTAATCCAACGATCTAACGCAGAAGGCGTAATATCATATTCTCTAGCAATATCTGCACGAGATTTACCATTTTCATAAAGCTTCACTAATTGTAGTTTAAATTCGGGTGTAAATGTTCGACGTTGACGTGTCATAATAGCACGCTCCCTTAAGTTAATAGTCTAAGTTTACAAGCCCTTATTTTATCTGTCCAACTTAGTGTAGCCTATCCAGTGAAATATTAAAAATTCTAGAGAACGATAATACAGTTTCCGAACACAAATATAATGAATTAAAAGCTTTTTATCTAAACGGAAAAACAAGCTTATTTTTAGCTCATTGTTTACTTTATGCAATTAATAAAACTAATAAAGTTTTATCACATATACCGACTGCTGATGACTATCCTCTTTTAAAAGAAGTGAATAATCATTGTCCTTCGTGTACTAAAAGCTTAGTAAAAACTGAAAAAGGAAAGTCGATTAGTCAATACGAAATAACTAGGATTTTTCCGGAAGGGTTAGATAAATCAGAGGAACAGCTATTTAAAGACACTATCGCTCCTCCAAGCAAATTGGAGTCCAACGATAATAAAATAGCGTTATGTCATGATTGCTCTCACTCTTATACCTTTATACCTGATGTTGATGAATACAAACTGTTGATGGATTTAAAGTCCGATGCTATTCGCTCAACTCAAACATCCGAATACATAAGTTCCATGGATATCGAACAAAAAATAACTGAAGTAGTTGATGCTTTGGGAAAAATTGATAATCTTAATAATTTACAGCCATTATCTTTGGATGCGGTTTCAATCAATAAAAAAATATTACCAGCTAACGTTATATTAATTTCAACGCTCACTAATCATGTACTGACCTATTACAATTTTATTAAGGATTCATTTTCAAGAATAAGTAGCTTTAACCGAATTGCTACAGAAATAAAATTAATGTACATAAAATTAGAGACTATTGAAAGTGATCAAAATGCAATTGTCGAACAACTTGCCGACTGGATTTTACTACACACTAAAAAAACTGCAAATCATAAAGAAGCCTGCAAAATTATAGTTGCATTCTTTGTGCAGAATTGTGAGGTTTTCGATGAAATTATCTAATAAAGTTGTCTCATATAAAACTAGTATATTACCAAAATTAGTAATTATATTGAATGAGTTACAAAATCAAGATATGAATATTAGCGAATTATATAAAAGAGTTCATAAAAAAATAACTGATATAAACGAATTCATACAAGCTTTAAATATTCTATACGCATTACATAAGATTGACTTAACTGAAGATGAGGTGATTTCTTTTGTTGGTAGAAATTAAGTCTGATAAATTTATAGAGAATGAAAAAATTAGACCGCCAATTACTTTTAATCCGGGATTAAATACAGTGCTTGGCAACAATAAAGGTTCAAACTCAATTGGTAAGTCTACATTCTTGATGATTTTGGATTTCGTATTTGGCGGAGAGGATTATATCAATAAATCTGTTGACGTACAAAAAAACATTGGGGTACATACAATAGATTTTAAGTTTAAATTTAACGAAGAAGATTTTTATTTTTCACGGTCTACCGGTGATTATACAGTTATTAATATATGTAATGAAAATTACGAAACAATTGATACTATTTCTGTAGACGAATATACTGAATTTCTTTCAGAACAATACAAACTTAATTTGCCAAACTTAACACTACGCGGAGCAATAGCACGCTTCTTTCGAGTTTACCAAAGGGAAACAACAGATGAACAGTTTCCGCTTCGGAGTGCTATTAGGGAGCCTGAAAAAGATGGGATTACAGCATTAACAAAAATTTTCAATAAATACAAATTAATTATGGAGCAGCAAAATATAGCTAAAATTGCTAAAGCTGAAGAAAAGACCTTCAAAGATGCACAAAAATTTAAACATATCAAATCAGTTAAGAATAAGACAGAGTTTAAAAATAATGAAAAACAAATCAGCATTCTAAATGAAAAGCTAGATGATCTAATGTCAGAGAACTCAAAAGGACTTTCTGATGTTGATTCTTTACAAGCAAGAGAAATATCTGAATTAAGGTCCGAACTATCTATATTAAAGCGAGAACGTATTCAATTAGAATCCCAGAAAAAATCATATGAGATAGATAATAACTTTTTAAAATTCACACAGCAACGAGATTTCGAAGCATTATTAGAATTTTTCCCAAATGCTAATATTAAAAGAATCGAAGAAATTGAAGGATTTCATAAACAAGTTAGGACTGTTCTAACAAAAGAGTTCAAGCAAAGTAGAAAAAATATCCTAGATATGATTAATTCTATATCTTCCAATATTGCGATATTAGAAGAAAAGATAACTAGCGTTTCTAATATACCAAATGTTTCCCAAGCCGTATTGACTCAGTATGCCGACTTGCAAAACGATATAGAACAACTAAAAGACGCTAACAACAACTTTCTTAAATTAAATAAACTAAAAGACCGCTCTACAAAGTTATCCAATAGCTTTAACATATTGTTGAAAGATGTGTTATCTGAAGTTGAAAAACAAATAAATAAAAAAATGAAAGAATTAAATGATATTATCTATGACGGGACAAAAACAGCACCCGAATTGATAATAGAAAAACATAATAGTTATTCATTTTACACTCCTAATGACAGTGGAACTGGAGCACAATACAAAGGATTAGTCATCTTCGATATAGCTATGCTTGCTCTTACAGATATACCTTTAGTAGTGCACGATTCCTTATTATTAAAACAAATCGAAGATGAAGCAATCGAGAAAATCATCGAAATTTATACATCTTTAGATAAACAAGTATTTATTTCGTTAGACAAGATTAGTTCATATCCAGAGGGTACACAGGAAATTCTTAACAAGACAAAGGTATTGGAATTATATCCAGGTGGTGGAGAACTTTTCGGATATTCTTGGAACAAAACAAACTAATTTAAGGAGGCTATATTTTGCTAAAAATTAGTTATAATAGATTGTGGAAGTTGTTAATTGATAGAAATATGAATAAGCAGGATTTAAAAAACGTTGCTAAAGTCAGTTCCGCTTCTATCGCAAAATTAGGTAAAGGGGAAAACATCACCACTGATGTTTTACTTAAAATATGTACAGCATTAGAGTGTGATATTTCGGATATTATGGAGATTATTAAGGAAGATAGATAGTCCCATCATAAAACATTCAACGCCTTCCAATAGGTTAAGTATGCTACGATAATTTAGTGTATACTTAG includes:
- a CDS encoding ABC-three component system protein, with product MNNHCPSCTKSLVKTEKGKSISQYEITRIFPEGLDKSEEQLFKDTIAPPSKLESNDNKIALCHDCSHSYTFIPDVDEYKLLMDLKSDAIRSTQTSEYISSMDIEQKITEVVDALGKIDNLNNLQPLSLDAVSINKKILPANVILISTLTNHVLTYYNFIKDSFSRISSFNRIATEIKLMYIKLETIESDQNAIVEQLADWILLHTKKTANHKEACKIIVAFFVQNCEVFDEII
- a CDS encoding ABC-three component system middle component 7 codes for the protein MKLSNKVVSYKTSILPKLVIILNELQNQDMNISELYKRVHKKITDINEFIQALNILYALHKIDLTEDEVISFVGRN
- a CDS encoding DUF2326 domain-containing protein — its product is MVEIKSDKFIENEKIRPPITFNPGLNTVLGNNKGSNSIGKSTFLMILDFVFGGEDYINKSVDVQKNIGVHTIDFKFKFNEEDFYFSRSTGDYTVINICNENYETIDTISVDEYTEFLSEQYKLNLPNLTLRGAIARFFRVYQRETTDEQFPLRSAIREPEKDGITALTKIFNKYKLIMEQQNIAKIAKAEEKTFKDAQKFKHIKSVKNKTEFKNNEKQISILNEKLDDLMSENSKGLSDVDSLQAREISELRSELSILKRERIQLESQKKSYEIDNNFLKFTQQRDFEALLEFFPNANIKRIEEIEGFHKQVRTVLTKEFKQSRKNILDMINSISSNIAILEEKITSVSNIPNVSQAVLTQYADLQNDIEQLKDANNNFLKLNKLKDRSTKLSNSFNILLKDVLSEVEKQINKKMKELNDIIYDGTKTAPELIIEKHNSYSFYTPNDSGTGAQYKGLVIFDIAMLALTDIPLVVHDSLLLKQIEDEAIEKIIEIYTSLDKQVFISLDKISSYPEGTQEILNKTKVLELYPGGGELFGYSWNKTN
- a CDS encoding helix-turn-helix domain-containing protein, encoding MLKISYNRLWKLLIDRNMNKQDLKNVAKVSSASIAKLGKGENITTDVLLKICTALECDISDIMEIIKEDR